Genomic segment of Candidatus Hydrogenedentota bacterium:
GAGTGGGAGGGGCGCTCGCCGCAGGACATCGACGATCAAATTACGTATCCGCTGACGACGGCGCTGCTCGGCATACCCGGCGTGAAAACGGTGCGCAGCTACTCGTATTTTGGCTTCTCGTCGATATTCATCATTTTCGAGGAGAAGATCGACTTCTACTGGTCGCGCAGCCGCGTGCTCGAGAAGCTCAGCAGCCTGCCCGCGGGCAGTCTGCCCGAGGGCGTCCAGCCGGCGCTCGGGCCCGACGCCACTGCGCTGGGCCAGGTCTTCTGGTACACGCTCGAAGGTCGCGATCCGGATGGCAAGCCCGCGGGCGGCTGGGACCTCGACGAACTGCGCAGCATCCAGGACTGGCACGTGCGCTACGCGCTCTTGAGCGCGGGCGGCATCAGCGAGGTGGCGTCTATCGGCGGTTTTGTGCGCGAGTATCAGATTGACGTGGACCCGGACGCGATGCGCGCGCACAACGTGATGCTTGAGGACGTGTTCATGGCGGTGCGCGCATCGAACGTGGACGTGGGCGCGCGTACGATCGAGGTGAATCGCGTCGAATACACGATCCGCGGTCTTGGATTCATCAAGAGCGTCGAAGATATCGAACAGATTGTCGTGCGGGTGGCGGATAACGTGCCGATCCGGGTGAAGGACGTGGCGACGGTGAGCCAGGGTCCGGAGATGCGGCGCGGCATTCTGGACAAGGAGGGCGCGGAGGCGGTTGGCGGCATTGTGGTGGTCCGTTACGCGGAAAACCCGCTCGAGGCGATCAAGAACGTCAAGAAACGCATCGCCGAGATCACTCCTGGTCTGCCTACGAAGGCTGTCGTCGATTCGCACAAGGTCAGCCGGGAAGATATCGAGTCCTTCGCGGACGCACAGGGCATTGAGTTGCCCTTTGACGGGGCGAGCGTCAACCAGGATGCGTGGATGGCGTGGCTGCGCGCCACACCGCGCGCAGAGTGGCCGGAGTGGATCACAACGAGCCAGGTGAACGTTGCCCCCTACTATGACCGCACCGGCTTGATCCACGAAGCGCTCGGCACGCTGAATTCCGCGCTGTTCGAGGAAATCCTGGTCACGATCATCGTCATCATCGTCATGGTCGTGCATCTGCGCAGTTCGATCCTCATCAGTAGCGTGCTGCCGCTCGCGGTTCTGATGTGCTTCATCGCGATGAAGTCCTTCGGTGTGGACGCGAACATCGTGGCGTTGTCAGGTATCGCGATTGCCATTGGCACAATGGTCGATATGGGGATCATTATCTGCGAGAACATTCTCAAGCATCTCGATGAAGCCGACCCAAGCGAAGACCGGCTGCACGTGGTGTTTCGCGCGTCGAGCGAGGTCGGCGGCGCGGTGCTCACGGCGGTGTCAACAACGGTCGTCGGGTTTCTACCCGTCTTCGCGATGATCGGGCCGGAAGGCAAACTGTTCCGCCCGCTCGCGTTCACGAAAACGTTCTGCCTCATCGCGTCGGTTGTAGCGGCGTTGACGATCATTCCAGCACTGGCGCACGTGTTGTTTACATGGAAGTTCGACTCGAAGAAAACCATGAAAGCGGTGCTCGGGCTGCTGGTGGCGGGCGGCGTTGCGGCGATATTTCTCGTGTCCGGGTGGTCCGGGGCCATTCTGATCGCGTTCGGCATGTATCACCTTCTTGGCGACGTCCTGCCGGGTCCAGTGAAGCGCGCGGGTGTCTACGCGGCCAGTGGGCTGGCGCTCTTGTTCGTGCTCGTCTTATTGACGCAACACTGGGCACCGCTGGGACCGGACAAGGGGCTCCTGCGGAACCTGATGTTTGTGAGCGTGGTGATGTTCGGCCTCTTGGGCATATTTCTCGTGTTTCGATACATCTACGGTCCGTTATTGCGATTCTTTCTCAGGCACAAACTCCTCTACATGACTCTGACGACGTGTGTCGTTCTCTTTGGCCTGGTCGCGTGGTTGGGATTTGCGCGCGTGTTCGGTTTCGTGCCTTCACTCGCTGAACGCGTAGGCATTCCGCCGGAGACGGTGCAGACCTCGCGCGTGTGGTCCACGCTGGTTCACGAGTTTCCCGGATTTGGCCGCGAATTCATGCCGCCGCTCGACGAAGGCTCGTATCTCTACATGCCGACGACGATGCCGCACGCGTCGGTCGCCGAGGCATTGGACATTATCCAGAAGCAAGACCAGGCGATTGCCGCTATCCCGGAAGTGGTTTCCGTGGTGGGCAAGATGGGGCGCGCCGAGAGCCCGCTCGATCCGGCGCCGATGAGCATGATCGAGACGGTTATCAGCTACAAGCCGCAATACATTACGGACGAGGACGGGCGAATGATCTTTTTCCGCTACGACGCGGAGAAGGAGGAGTATGTCCGTGACGAAAGTGGCGAATTAATCCCAGACGCGGACGGACGGCCGTACCGGCAGTGGCGTGAACACATCAAGCGGCCCAATGACATCTGGGCGGAGATAGTGAAGGCGGCGCAGATTCCGGGAACCACCTCGGCGCCGGAACTTCAGCCGATCGCTGCGCGTATCGTCATGCTGCAAAGCGGTATGCGCGCGCCGATGGGTGTCAAGATCAAAGGGCCGGACCTTGACACCATCGAGCGTGTCGGCCTCGAGATCGAGTCGCTCTTGAAAGAGGTTTCCGGTGTGGCTCCAGCGACGGTCATTGCCGATCGCATTGTGGGAAGCCCCTATCTCGAGATCGACATCGACCGCGAGGCCATTGCACGCTACGGCTTGCTCGTGCGCGACGTGCAGGATGTGATCGAGACCGCCATCGGCGGCATGCCCATCACCACCACGGTCGAAGGCCGTGAGCGGTATCCGGTGCGCGTGCGCTATTTGCGCGAACTGCGCGACCAAATCGAGACCCTGGAACGCATTCTCGTTCCCACGCAGGCCGGCGCCCAGATTCCGATGGCGCAGCTTGCAGAGGTGCGCTACGTAGCGGGACCGATGTCGATTAAGAGCGAAGATACGTTCCTGACCGGCTATGTGTTGTTCGACAAGCAGCCCGGCTACATGGAGGTGGATGTTGTCGAGAAGTGTCAGCAATACCTGCGGGACAAACTGGCAACCGGCGAATGGTCGCTGCCTGCGGGGGTGAGCTACAGCTTCGCGGGAAACTACGAGAATCAGGTACGCGCGCAAAAGACGCTGTCCATCGTGATCCCCGTCGCGCTGTTTATCATTTTCCTGATCCTGTACTTCCAGTTCAGTTCCTATGCGACCACGTTCCTGGTCTGGTCTGGCATCGTGGTGGCCGCGTCCGGCGGGTTCCTGCTGATGTGGCTCTATGCGCAGCCGTGGTTCCTCAATTTCAGCGTGGCGGACACGGATATGCGCGAGTTGTTTCAGGTGCATGTTATCAACCTGAGCGTGGCCATCTGGGTCGGGTTCCTCGCGTTGTTCGGCGTGGCCAGCGACGACGGCGTGGTGATTGCCACCTATCTGGACCAGAGCTTCGCGAACCGGAAGATCCGGTCGATTCAGGATATCCGCGAGGCGACACTCGCCGCGGGTCTGCGACGGATA
This window contains:
- a CDS encoding efflux RND transporter permease subunit, coding for EWEGRSPQDIDDQITYPLTTALLGIPGVKTVRSYSYFGFSSIFIIFEEKIDFYWSRSRVLEKLSSLPAGSLPEGVQPALGPDATALGQVFWYTLEGRDPDGKPAGGWDLDELRSIQDWHVRYALLSAGGISEVASIGGFVREYQIDVDPDAMRAHNVMLEDVFMAVRASNVDVGARTIEVNRVEYTIRGLGFIKSVEDIEQIVVRVADNVPIRVKDVATVSQGPEMRRGILDKEGAEAVGGIVVVRYAENPLEAIKNVKKRIAEITPGLPTKAVVDSHKVSREDIESFADAQGIELPFDGASVNQDAWMAWLRATPRAEWPEWITTSQVNVAPYYDRTGLIHEALGTLNSALFEEILVTIIVIIVMVVHLRSSILISSVLPLAVLMCFIAMKSFGVDANIVALSGIAIAIGTMVDMGIIICENILKHLDEADPSEDRLHVVFRASSEVGGAVLTAVSTTVVGFLPVFAMIGPEGKLFRPLAFTKTFCLIASVVAALTIIPALAHVLFTWKFDSKKTMKAVLGLLVAGGVAAIFLVSGWSGAILIAFGMYHLLGDVLPGPVKRAGVYAASGLALLFVLVLLTQHWAPLGPDKGLLRNLMFVSVVMFGLLGIFLVFRYIYGPLLRFFLRHKLLYMTLTTCVVLFGLVAWLGFARVFGFVPSLAERVGIPPETVQTSRVWSTLVHEFPGFGREFMPPLDEGSYLYMPTTMPHASVAEALDIIQKQDQAIAAIPEVVSVVGKMGRAESPLDPAPMSMIETVISYKPQYITDEDGRMIFFRYDAEKEEYVRDESGELIPDADGRPYRQWREHIKRPNDIWAEIVKAAQIPGTTSAPELQPIAARIVMLQSGMRAPMGVKIKGPDLDTIERVGLEIESLLKEVSGVAPATVIADRIVGSPYLEIDIDREAIARYGLLVRDVQDVIETAIGGMPITTTVEGRERYPVRVRYLRELRDQIETLERILVPTQAGAQIPMAQLAEVRYVAGPMSIKSEDTFLTGYVLFDKQPGYMEVDVVEKCQQYLRDKLATGEWSLPAGVSYSFAGNYENQVRAQKTLSIVIPVALFIIFLILYFQFSSYATTFLVWSGIVVAASGGFLLMWLYAQPWFLNFSVADTDMRELFQVHVINLSVAIWVGFLALFGVASDDGVVIATYLDQSFANRKIRSIQDIREATLAAGLRRIRPCLMTTATTVLALVSVLTSTGRGSDIMVPMAIPSFGGMTIELLTLFQVPVLYCWLKEWKFRRGKLGGPKEDTT